A window from Bos mutus isolate GX-2022 chromosome 1, NWIPB_WYAK_1.1, whole genome shotgun sequence encodes these proteins:
- the LOC102288345 gene encoding histone H2B type 1-C/E/F/G/I yields the protein MPEPAKSAPAPKKGSKKAVTKAQKKDGKKRKCSRKESYSVYVYKVLKQVHPDTSISSKAMGITNSFLKDIFERIAGEASHLAHYNKCSSITSREIQTAVRLLLPGELAKHAVSEGTKAVTKYTSSK from the coding sequence ATGCCTGAACCAGCTAAGTCTGCTCCTGCCCCTAAAAAGGGCTctaaaaaagctgtgaccaaggcccagaagaaggaTGGCAAGAAGCGCAAGTGCAGCCGCAAGGAGAGCTACTCCGTGTACgtgtacaaggtgctgaagcaagtCCATCCGGACACCAGCATCTCGTCCAAGGCCATGGGCATCACGAACTCCTTCCTCAAGGACATTTTCGAGCGCATCGCTGGGGAGGCATCGCACCTGGCACATTACAACAAGTGCTCGAGTATCACATCCAGAGAGATCCAGACCGCCGtgcgcttgctgctacctggggagctggccaagcacgccGTGTCTGAGGGtactaaggctgtcaccaagtataccagctccaagtaa